Proteins from a genomic interval of Nematostella vectensis chromosome 5, jaNemVect1.1, whole genome shotgun sequence:
- the LOC116601415 gene encoding uncharacterized protein LOC116601415 codes for MFYSEVRQRKMMLKQICVLVAFCVFSAKALKWKNCDSSAPVQIKVVSVSPEPISLEKGKQITFSGNFVVNKVTGNSYHLEISRLYRKGWLWWTPVPCFGLCPSIDLTCKELSTINPAQKEQCPLPVQAHSIPKQTITLPSIPIPSFLTSGTWSARFDLKDNVDKSRVACVDVEEVTLT; via the exons ATGTTTTATAGTGAGGTACGTCAGCGGAAAATGATGCTCAAGCAAATTTGTGTCTTGGTAGCATTCTGCGTCTTTTCGGCGAAGGCCTTAAAGTGGAAAAACTGTG ATAGCAGTGCCCCCGTCCAGATCAAGGTGGTAAGTGTAAGTCCCGAACCCATCTCgctcgaaaaaggaaaacagataACATTTTCAGGAAACTTCGTGGTCAACAAAGTCACCGGGAACAGCTACCACCTGGAAATCAGTAGGCTGTATAGGAAGGGATGGCTTTGGTGGACACCAGTACCCTGTTTTGGCCTGTG CCCATCAATTGATCTCACTTGCAAGGAGCTATCCACAATCAATCCCGCTCAGAAAGAACAATGCCCACTTCCTGTCCAAGCTCACTCCATTCCCAAACAGACCATAACCCTTCCATCCATCCCTATTCCTTCCTTCCTGACAAGT GGTACATGGAGCGCAAGGTTTGACCTTAAAGACAACGTGGACAAGTCTAGAGTTGCGTGCGTGGATGTCGAGGAGGTGACACTTACTTGA